In Bradyrhizobium symbiodeficiens, the genomic stretch TTTCGATCGCGTCGGACGCAAGATCAACATGATGGAGCAGGTGATCGACATCCCGGAGCAGGAGGTCATCACCAAGGACAACGCCACCGTGACGGTGGACGGCGTTGCTTTCTACCAGGTGTTCGATGCCGCCAAAGCGAGCTACGAGGTCTCCAACCTGACCCAGGCCGTCACCGTCCTGACCATGACGAACATCCGTTCCGTGATGGGCTCGATGGATCTCGACCAGGTGCTGTCGCACCGCGACGAGATCAACGAGCGCCTGCTGCGCGTGGTCGATGCCGCGGTCTCACCCTGGGGCCTGAAAGTCAACCGCATCGAGATCAAGGACATTGTGCCGCCGGCCGACCTCGTCGAAGCCATGGGCCGGCAGATGAAGGCCGAACGCGTCAAGCGCGCCGACATTCTCGCCGCCGAAGGCCAGCGCCAGTCCGAGATCCTGCGCGCCGAGGGCGCCAAGCAGGGCCAGATCCTCCAGGCCGAAGGCCGCAAGGAAGCCGCGTTCCGCGATGCCGAAGCCCGCGAGCGGTCTGCCGAGGCCGAGGCCAAGGCGACCCAGATGGTCAGCG encodes the following:
- a CDS encoding SPFH domain-containing protein, whose translation is MSGFDIFAIVLVLLVIVTLVAGVKTVPQGYDWTIERFGKYTQTLSPGLNLIVPYFDRVGRKINMMEQVIDIPEQEVITKDNATVTVDGVAFYQVFDAAKASYEVSNLTQAVTVLTMTNIRSVMGSMDLDQVLSHRDEINERLLRVVDAAVSPWGLKVNRIEIKDIVPPADLVEAMGRQMKAERVKRADILAAEGQRQSEILRAEGAKQGQILQAEGRKEAAFRDAEARERSAEAEAKATQMVSEAISKGDVAALNYFIADKYIKAFGQLADSPNQKVIMLPVEAMSMLGSLAGIGEIAKATFGESAASAAAAARRPSSVPSGGTPPAVPPRQG